The Porites lutea chromosome 11, jaPorLute2.1, whole genome shotgun sequence genome contains the following window.
GAGCTGTTTTGATCCTGTCTTCGCCAGTCTTTGAAGCCATGTTGTCTTCGAATTTCAAAGAGAGATCTGCCAAAGAAATACCTCTTCCGGGCAAAGATGCATCAGAACTGGAGCAGATGCTTCAAGGTATCTACCCTGACCGGGATCTTCGGATCTCAAAGGAAAACTGTCTCGCTCTTTTGAAACTTTCGACTGAATACCAAATCGATCGACTGAAAACCCGCTGCGAGGAATATTTAAGGTGTTGGTGCCAAGAGGACTTGACGGTAGACGAAGCCTTGGAAGTGATAATCGTTAgccaaaaatattttcttcatgaATGGATTGTGAAAAAATGTGTGGATAAGTTTGTGTCGCAGGTAGGTCAGACGTGGGAGAAAATACAGAAACATGAGCGTTATTGTGAACTAGAAAAGGAAACTGTCAAGCGGCTTACAGAGGAACGAGTGAACCACTTGgagaaaatgctgaaaattggAGGTAAAGTGTATCAGTCTTAtcgctttttgttattaaatccTAAAGAACTGAAACCGAGAACCACTTTATTAAGAGTGTTCAAGAGGCATCCACTTTATCTGTTTTAACTATACTGTGTGCAGTTCCCAAGTGTGGGTGTGAGGCGGACCTCTGAAATGAAGAAGAAGGGGATTGCTGGTAGTCTTCCCTGCAAGCAGTCTCCTTGGAACTTactaaaacaactcaaactcgtCCCTAGgttttctcggttaacggttcaatagTTAACTACCCGAATACCAAACTAGTTATAGCTAGGTCGTGGCTAAAAGGAATCCCTCAGAAGGAGGTGATCGAGGAGGACTAGAGATACTTCGGAGATCTTACGTCGTCAGACTAGCAGAATTTACGATAAAGAACTTCGACCGGCAAGGGAGATGTATGTGAGAATATTTTAAGCTcttcttttccttaaaaatgagGAATCTTTTGATAATAAGAGCGTAAGGGAGCAAACACCTCAGAATTGCTAACATGGAATCCCTCAGAAGGCGGTTGGCATCCCTCAGAAGTTAACTTGTATTAATGGAATCCCTCAGAAGGAGTTTGGTATCCCTCAGAAGGAGGTACACCGTATTTATGTATATTTTGTAAATGGAATCCCTCAAAAGGAGTTTGGCCTCTCTCAGAAGGAGTTACACTTTATATATGTATAACTTGTAAATTAATGGAATCCCTCAAGAGGAGTTTAGCATCTCTCAGAAGAGGTGCACTGTATTTATGGATAACTTGTGAATGGAATCCCTCAAAAGGAGTTTGGCATCCCTCAGAAAGAGGTACAATTTATTTATGTATAACTCATCAGtttcttaaaatgaaatctTTCAACATAATGAGTGCTTAAAGAAGCATAAACCTTAGTGGAATCCCTGAGACGGACTTTAATAGGTATCCCTTAAGTGTGTTTTCTTTATATATCTATGTGGAATGAGTCAAATCCCTCAGAAGGACATGACATCCTGCAGATGGAGGTATTTATTTTTAGCTTGTAAATGGAATCCTTCATAAGTATTTTGGCATCCCTAAAAGGAAGAGTTCATTTTAAACTTGTAAAATGGAATGCCTTATAAGGATTTTGGCATCCCTTAGAAGGAGTTCTTTTTCTGTATAACTTGTTGATGGAATCCCCCATATTGCACTAGTCAGGGGAAAGCCAGTGCACCCCGATATCCAGGAAAACACTGGGTATTAGACCAGGCCTGCCTTCTAACTGAAGCAAATTCATTGCTATGCAGAGCAGggttttttttgaagttttttgttttgtacatCAAACTACCTCTTTAAAAATCAATAATGCTCTCCATTTCTCACACAGCCAAAACTGTAAAGTAAATTACCTTAAGTTACAGATTTGGCATTCCAAACTTCTCCAATCAATTATGTTTACATGACCCCTCCAGCTAATATATGCCCATGGAGGACAATGTCCCAGTTATTTCCTGTCAGGAGTGAGATTATGTGCTTCTGATCCTGTACAAGATTGCATCAAAGGTGAACCCCTGTGTAATCCCTGCTGTGGTCCCCACTGGCTGAGACTTGCATTCATCATAGTTTGTTAGAAATGAACCCCCATAAATTTTGCATCTTGTGAAAGTGACCCCTCCCACCTGACTGCTGTGGAATCTAAGAATATTCTGGCTTAAAATCAAAGTTCATCTCATACTTTATCCACAATTGTTTTTATATTAGATCGTTGTTTACTATCCATGCCTGTTACATTCAATTATTACTGCCTTGTACTGCTTTCATAAGATTTATCAAACTgcccccccccctaccccacccgCCCCAGGTAACGATCCCTAAACCCCAAAACCAATGAAGATTTTTATAACCTGAGGGCAACCGACCAGCTCCCAAGCAAGGAAAATAcaagtaaaaaattaatgtctGTTTCCATTGAACTGAAATATATGAAGTGAATTACATAAAATTTTCTATTTCCACTGTTTATTGTCTGCATGATTTTAAACACATCCGTGACACATACGTAACGTCAGACGGGTAGTTGAAGTTGCTTCCAATAGTAGTTGAAGGTTAAATCGTTGATATCTGAAGTATTTATAAAGTGCGACGCGACTTGACATATTAACAAttgcgaaaatctatcaattttaaaaatacatacaacaaagtgaatctatttaaccgtaggGTTCCAGTAATattgcagtgcaggcgtattttgggtggacgaaaccttg
Protein-coding sequences here:
- the LOC140952734 gene encoding uncharacterized protein yields the protein MDSNSRKKAKKSLETSEAKPFSRPWKSSDLVLKVADREFHVHRAVLILSSPVFEAMLSSNFKERSAKEIPLPGKDASELEQMLQGIYPDRDLRISKENCLALLKLSTEYQIDRLKTRCEEYLRCWCQEDLTVDEALEVIIVSQKYFLHEWIVKKCVDKFVSQVGQTWEKIQKHERYCELEKETVKRLTEERVNHLEKMLKIGANALTTPFGSSQSITGFNFAAPTPPASGGLNFAAQATNATAPAGFNFAPTATNNNLNSSGMFSFGGGQPQGNTMFTAGTGGENAGIAGRKFKKAVRRTKR